The candidate division KSB1 bacterium DNA segment TGGTCAGCATCTCACGAACTTTTGTGCCGGAAAGGAAAACATAGTCATCCTTGGTATGATCCGGGTAATCGCGCATCATGACTACTTCATTCAGTTTCTTGGAATAGGCAGTGTGATCGGCATCGAAGATTTTTATTTCCAACGCACCTTCGGGAACCTCATCATGAAAAATCGCCTGGGCGTCGAAACCACCATAATAAGAACCAACACCTGCATGATCGCGGCCAACGATTAAATGAGTACAACCACAATTTTGGCGGAATACCGCATGTAACACCGCTTCGCGCGGACCAGCATAGAGCATGTCAAATCCATACCCGGTAACCATCACCGTATTTGGCGGGAAGTAAAGTTCCACCATTTTACGAATCGAAGCGTCACGAACATCTGCAGGAATGTCACCTGGTTTTAGTTTTCCCAAAAGCATATGGATCAGGATGCCATCAGCGCCCAGCCGTTCATAAGCCATCCGGCACAGCTCCTCATGCGCCCGATGCATTGGATTGCGGGTCTGAAAAGCGACTACTTTTTCCCAACCCCGCTGGCTCATTTCATCACGGATTTGATAAGCTGTCCGGAAGGTATCCGGAAAATCAGTCTTGAAATATGAGAAGCTTAGAACCTTGATAGGACCGGAGACAGTAAACCTTCCAACTGAGTTGAAAGCGGCAACACCCGGATGATCCGTGTCATCGGTCCGAAAGATTTTCATAGTCATTGTTTTCATCTGCTCATCGGTGAACTCCTCGACGGCATCTACTTCCTGAATAGCAATCACCGGATTTCCTTCAACATTAGGATCCCGTAGAGCAATCATCTTTTCATCTTGAATAACGGAAACATCCTTAACCATGTTGAGTATTGGTATTGGGAAGAATACTCCATTCGTAGTCTTCATATTCTCAGCAATACTCATTGCGTCGGCCACATTCATATATCCGGTCAACGGATTAAAATACCCGCCTGCCATCATCACTGCATTTGCAGATGCAGCTGAACAAACCACTACAGATGGGAGCCCTTCCGCTTCTTTAACCAGAGATGCTCTTTGGGCATCATCCATTACGTATAAAGGATTTAGTGTTTCCGAACCATGCGGTTTTATTAATTCACTCATACTTAAAACTCCTTAATGTTAAGCATTTTGTCAAATGTTAATGGTTTTTCGAATTCTTTAGGGATGGTATGTTCTACCCACACTTCAATGAATTTTTAGCAGCAACTGTCACCTCCGGCCATTTTGGCGGAATATTCGATCCATAGATATCCATCACTTATTTATCGGCCAATTTATTAACTTTCTAACCGATACGAACTTTTATATTATTACACCATAAAAGTTTGTTTTTTTAGTAATCTTTAGCACCCCTCGATACACAATCATAAAAAAAATAATTGATTACTGCTCGGGATGCTCGTTTTTAGCTTTATTCTTTCCAAAGGAGCATCCTGAGTAACCGACTTTGTATCGAAGGGTGATCAAATCAAGTACTGACTGTCGTCGTCACAATCGTCGGTGTTATGACAGCAACCATAACAGCCGCTTGCATGGCTTCAATGGCTTCTTTGGTAGCATGACCGGTTAAATCACCATTGATAATTTTTTCGATCCTTTTTTTACGCTCTTTGAGTCTTTTCTTGTCGAAGGACATTTTGAGTAGGTCCGCGCTATTTGCCAATGCAAGGAGGACAACAATTCGAGGATCGATCTGTTCCGCATCAGTGTAAATTGCAACTTGCAATCGTCCGATCAATTTTTTTTCCGGCTCCGGATTGACCTCAGGATAAATTTTCCGGGTAAAAATAAGAAAAACTTTGTCTTCATCGGCACGCAATATACCGCGGCGGCATAGTTGTATTGCAATACGATTCTTGAGATCTTTAACACCAGTAAATCTCGATACCCAGGTTTCGAGCGAAGCACGGCGTTTGGAATCTTGAATTTTTTTGATACATTCGTCGATCACAGGATCACCGAAAGGCTTGGAACTGATGAGCTCCACAAACTTTTTTCTTTTTGTCGCAACAACCTTAATACGATTGCCTAAAAGCAGTTCGGCAAGAATCGCTCCACCAATTGCATATTTATACATGCTTCCGATTTCAACTGTACCCTCCTGGTCTCGGAAAGCAAGCAGCATGATTTCTTCGTGCAGAAAAAGCTTATTCCAATCTGACATCATTACTCCTTTCGGATAAAATGAGTTCTACTTATTGAATCTTCTATCAAGAGAATATTGCGAATTTTCAGTCAAGTTTGAATTAATGACATACAATAATAAATATTTACCACAAAGTTCACAGAAAACACAAAAGGTGCTGAGAATAGAATCAAAAAAAGAGAAGCTAATATCCTGGTGACTTTGTAGTCATTTTGTTGATGTTTAAATTATCTTGTTCGGTACACATGCATTTTTAAATAGAGGTTGTTTTTATTAGCCAGAATGTGTAAATTGCATAAAAAATGAAATACAAACTATTTAAAGAAGTAGCCTTACTTAAAGATATTCCCGAAAAGAAATTAAAAAAGGGAGATGTAGCAACAATCGTAGAACACCATCCGTCGGATACCTCCGAAGATGGATATTCTTTGGAAGTTTTCAATGCACTAGGAGATACCTTTGCCGTTATAACTGTATCGGAGTCTGAAATTGAAACTTTGAAGAAAAGTGAAGTGTTTAGTGTTCGTTCCTTAAAAGCGGTTTAATGCTATTTCTCAAATAATTCCCAGTCACTTTTGATATCCCCTGATAAGCTTTTAAACCATGACTGCATTAAAGGCGATTTTATATCCTCAAGAAGAGATCATAGCAAGGAGGTAAACAATACAAATAATGTTTTACAAAACAAGGGTGGTTAGTATACAAATTTCTTTTGGTTCTGGCGGAGGATGCTTTCTTTTAGGACTTAAGATAAACCAAGATAGGATTTAAGTAATTACTGAAATAAAAACAAGAATGGTCCTGGGAACAGAAATAGGTAGGATCATAGTTAGACTTATTCTCCTACCAAAGGAATATGAAATGTAGTTTTATGCAATAGTAACTTATTTTGAGAATATTAATAAAATTTGAGAATTTAATCATTTGAAAAAACATTCTCTATTATCAAAGTTTCTCTAATAATATATACAATCGCTGATTTCTAGGACTTATTGTCGGTTCCTGTCAATAAAAATGAGACACTTTTCATT contains these protein-coding regions:
- a CDS encoding DUF4926 domain-containing protein, producing the protein MKYKLFKEVALLKDIPEKKLKKGDVATIVEHHPSDTSEDGYSLEVFNALGDTFAVITVSESEIETLKKSEVFSVRSLKAV
- a CDS encoding GPP34 family phosphoprotein, coding for MSDWNKLFLHEEIMLLAFRDQEGTVEIGSMYKYAIGGAILAELLLGNRIKVVATKRKKFVELISSKPFGDPVIDECIKKIQDSKRRASLETWVSRFTGVKDLKNRIAIQLCRRGILRADEDKVFLIFTRKIYPEVNPEPEKKLIGRLQVAIYTDAEQIDPRIVVLLALANSADLLKMSFDKKRLKERKKRIEKIINGDLTGHATKEAIEAMQAAVMVAVITPTIVTTTVST
- the sat gene encoding sulfate adenylyltransferase — protein: MSELIKPHGSETLNPLYVMDDAQRASLVKEAEGLPSVVVCSAASANAVMMAGGYFNPLTGYMNVADAMSIAENMKTTNGVFFPIPILNMVKDVSVIQDEKMIALRDPNVEGNPVIAIQEVDAVEEFTDEQMKTMTMKIFRTDDTDHPGVAAFNSVGRFTVSGPIKVLSFSYFKTDFPDTFRTAYQIRDEMSQRGWEKVVAFQTRNPMHRAHEELCRMAYERLGADGILIHMLLGKLKPGDIPADVRDASIRKMVELYFPPNTVMVTGYGFDMLYAGPREAVLHAVFRQNCGCTHLIVGRDHAGVGSYYGGFDAQAIFHDEVPEGALEIKIFDADHTAYSKKLNEVVMMRDYPDHTKDDYVFLSGTKVREMLTNGEDLPLEFSRPEVAKILMDYYMSLK